A region from the Streptomyces tsukubensis genome encodes:
- a CDS encoding acyl-CoA synthetase — protein sequence MEYNLADLFESVVDAVPDREALVYADRPGTGAERRLTYAELDAAANRVAHHLTAAGIRPGEHLGLHLYNGVEYVQTLLGALKARIVPVNVNYRYVEEELVYLYRDADLAALVFDAEFGGRVAGALPRTEKLRHLLRVGGPGTGAGGVPGAVDFAAATAAASPERGFPARSADDLFIVYTGGTTGMPKGVMWRQEDLFFSGLGGGAPTGVPVGRPEELAERVAAGGDGLTFFPAPPLMHGTSTLTAFIAFHFGQRVVLHRRFTADDVLRTVEKERVSTVSLVGDAMLRPLIDALSGPMAGTDLSSLFSVSSSGAIMSDSVRAEFAALAPHVVLLNNFGSSESGFNGTATEDSGPEKGFRLRVNARTAVVDPVTYEPVAVGEPGRIAQRGHVPLGYYNDPAKTAETFFRRGGERWVLLGDMATVDEDGVVTVLGRGSQCINTGGEKVYPEEVEQALKAHPGVYDALVAGVPDARWGHRVAAVVQVRDGVVPPTLDEIRNHCRDRLAGYKLPRQLVVAGEIRRSPSGKADYRWARSVASEAAAG from the coding sequence GTGGAGTACAACCTTGCCGACCTGTTCGAGTCCGTCGTCGACGCGGTGCCGGACCGGGAGGCGCTGGTCTATGCCGACCGTCCCGGGACGGGGGCGGAGCGCAGGCTGACGTACGCGGAACTGGACGCGGCCGCCAACCGGGTCGCGCACCATCTGACCGCGGCGGGGATCCGGCCCGGCGAGCACCTCGGGCTCCATCTGTACAACGGCGTGGAGTATGTGCAGACGCTCCTGGGCGCCCTGAAGGCCCGGATCGTGCCGGTGAACGTCAACTACCGGTACGTGGAGGAGGAGCTGGTCTATCTCTACCGGGACGCGGATCTCGCGGCGCTGGTCTTCGACGCGGAGTTCGGCGGGCGGGTGGCGGGCGCGCTGCCGCGGACGGAGAAGCTGCGGCATCTGCTGCGGGTCGGTGGGCCGGGCACGGGTGCGGGCGGTGTACCGGGCGCGGTGGACTTCGCCGCAGCGACGGCCGCGGCGTCCCCGGAGCGCGGTTTTCCCGCCCGGTCGGCGGACGATCTGTTCATCGTCTACACGGGCGGTACGACCGGAATGCCGAAGGGGGTGATGTGGCGCCAGGAGGACCTGTTCTTCTCGGGGCTCGGTGGCGGCGCGCCGACGGGGGTGCCGGTGGGGCGGCCGGAGGAGCTGGCCGAGCGGGTGGCCGCGGGCGGTGACGGGCTCACTTTCTTCCCCGCTCCCCCGCTGATGCACGGCACGTCCACCCTGACCGCGTTCATCGCTTTCCACTTCGGCCAGCGGGTGGTGCTGCACCGCCGGTTCACGGCCGATGACGTGCTCCGTACGGTGGAGAAGGAGCGGGTGAGCACGGTGTCGCTGGTCGGCGACGCGATGCTCCGGCCGCTCATCGACGCGCTGTCCGGGCCGATGGCGGGCACGGATCTGTCGTCGCTGTTCAGCGTCTCGTCGTCGGGGGCGATCATGTCGGATTCGGTACGGGCGGAGTTCGCGGCGCTGGCGCCGCACGTCGTGCTGCTGAACAACTTCGGTTCGTCGGAGTCGGGTTTCAACGGGACGGCCACGGAGGACTCGGGGCCGGAGAAGGGTTTCCGGCTCCGGGTCAACGCGCGGACGGCGGTGGTCGACCCCGTGACGTATGAACCGGTCGCGGTGGGCGAACCCGGCCGGATCGCGCAGCGCGGCCATGTGCCGCTGGGCTACTACAACGATCCGGCCAAGACCGCGGAGACCTTCTTCCGGCGGGGCGGCGAGCGGTGGGTGCTGCTCGGGGACATGGCGACGGTGGACGAAGACGGGGTGGTCACCGTCCTGGGCCGGGGTTCGCAGTGCATCAACACCGGTGGCGAGAAGGTGTATCCGGAGGAGGTCGAGCAGGCCCTGAAGGCCCATCCGGGTGTTTACGACGCCCTGGTCGCCGGGGTACCCGACGCCCGGTGGGGGCATCGGGTCGCGGCCGTCGTCCAGGTGCGCGACGGGGTGGTGCCGCCCACGCTGGACGAGATCAGGAACCACTGCCGGGACCGGCTGGCCGGGTACAAGCTCCCCCGTCAACTGGTGGTGGCGGGGGAGATCCGGCGCTCCCCCAGCGGAAAGGCGGACTACCGCTGGGCTCGGTCGGTGGCGTCGGAGGCCGCCGCGGGGTGA